Sequence from the Salvelinus namaycush isolate Seneca chromosome 24, SaNama_1.0, whole genome shotgun sequence genome:
TGAGTCATAACCAATGAGAGGTTGTAATATAAAAAGCTATCTGAAAATGAATCTCAGCCCTTTAACAATGAAGAGATTTTAAGTGTATTTTATCCTACCTACTATTGGTCCAATTCGTTTTAGTCCTATGTCATCACACCATTTCTTCAATGTAGTTCAATGTAGATACAGGTTGCATATCAATGTGCTGAATTCGACGAAGTTCCTGTCATGAGTTTATTAATACCACTCATAGGTGTAAAGAAAAAAATAACTAAGGCCAGTATAACATTGTGTTAAACATCGATCAGTATAACCTCATACTGTTTTGTCTCTCTCAGTTTAAAAAAATTGTGTTTAAAAACAATGTCTTCAAGGAACTAGTGAATGCCATTCCTTATGAACCAAGCCAAGAGGACTAAAGCCCTTAAGCCATGTGTTTTGGTAGGCTATACAGTTTGCCCAAAGTGTACCTAACGATACGCTGCTCTTTATTGTTCAAATTTTTCTACTTTTTTATTCCTCTCTCACATACTGAAGCATACAAACTGTACAGTAGCTTCTTCCTTTTCAGGTGCAGTGTATCCTATCGTCCACGCAAGACACCAGCTTGGAAATAGTCTCGGacacctagcctggtcccagattggTTTGTGCGGTCCTAGAACTCCTATTGGTTATTGTAACGGCACAACATAGGAGTTGGCCagacggcacaaacagatctgggaccaggctgtaAGACCCCAGCCTGACTGGATAAGATTTAATAAATCCCCTGTACATATTAGTTTAAAGTAGACCCTGCTTGTATAAATCACTATTACAATTTGGTAACTAACTACCCATTTTGTTTCACATGCCATCTGCTTATTTGGGAGGAGTTATTTTAATCATATTCAAATTGACTGCGATGTCAAGACCAAATCCATCACGATTCCTCAAGAGATTAGGCTGACTGTCATCTAAAACTTTCCATGAACATATTTGCCCAGAAATGTTTGTACTGAAAAAAACTATTATCAGATACCAAATGTAAACAATGGCAACCATGTAAACTAAATGATTATGTTGTACATGTAGCATGTATTGTGTCCCTGATGACATGGCTGCGCTAGTCCTTGTGTTGTGATTTAAACTAATAAAATAACTCTATGGGCTGTTTTCTGAAGGTGTGAATTAGATTGCACAAAATGAAAGTAACTATACTAGATTGAGTTGAGGGGGGTTGTGATAGTATGCAGTAGTGCATATAAAACCAATCTGTATAGTTCATATTAGAATAAGCAGGCAAACCAATGGTAAACCAACGGTAGAGATTGTCTTCTTGAGGATGTCTTGGGTATAGATCTACTGCACTCCAGAACGTCTCAGCTCTCTAAATGTGAGTTGAACTGGCCTAGTGATAAATATGGTCTTAGCCATGATACAAAGCTATGTGAAAGGAAAGCAGGCTGACTAAACTGCAATACTGACTGAAAAGATCCCTGGTTCAGGATAGTGTGAAAGACCCTGTGCATTGCGTATGTAGAATTACAATAGAGCTGCTGGCAGTCGTGTGTGCCCGTCTATGAGTGACCGTGACCTATGCCTCTACTTTGACCTGGGCTggaacctacctacctacctacctattaCTGTTGACCTTTATGGGGTCAGGAAGAGGACAGTGCTATGACAGAAGTGCATTCATGGCCAGCAGCTTTTATAAAAGGACCATTTATTTTACAGAAAATACCAATTTATTTGACAGAATCTAAAAACTCAAGTGAATTTGTATGAATTaccattttttttataaatacgtTTACGTCAAACTGCAGAATATTTTTTTCCACAGAGATTGTATGTGTTCAAAATGCACACCAAAGAGACATACCAAaactaaaataaaacaaaaagacTGTCAAAGCCTGTAAAATGCAACCTCTATCACATAGCAATCAGTAGAAAAATGCCCATATGCTGGGGatcatcccccccaaaaattcaCCCTAATATACTTGATAACCAAGATATTACCTAATTACAAAACACAAATCAGTTAACTTTAGCAATTTGACAAATTAAGATGTACAAATGAtttagaatttaaaaaaataggctaaataaaataaaaaacttttCAGGAGACAAGAGTTCTACAAGCAAACATTGGATTACAACAAGCAAGAGGTGAATTTGTACAGATGTCTAAATGCACATTCTGTGCCAAAAGGGGAAGAGGGGAGACTATTTTGGGGGATCTGTGTTGATGCCATATTTCTCCTTCAGAAGCTTCAGCTGCTCCTCTTTTTTCTTGGTGTCCATCTTCTGGAAAGCCTGTGAGACAAACAGTGGAATGAAAATCATGAGTTATGCATGTTTAAGTGCAAAACTTTACACCGTTTACATGTGACAACCAGACACAGGCCGACCTGTCAGAAAGAAAATAACATAGATTACAACATTTACCTCACATTAGTGCCTTAAAAAGGTAGAGTCAGTGACGAACAAAGTACACAAAAATATCAGGTCAACttccgcaacaactaagagtGCGAAGCGCAAGGCTAAACTTCTTCGCAGTTTTGGTCTAGCAGCTATCACACGTTGCAGCAGAGTGAGGCACATCCGTGTACATGTGCAGATCCTCTGTGCCGTCTTGCATCGTGCTCGTCTGCAATTTCTGTGCATAATATTGCCGACTCTCAATTCAATAAAAATAAGCAGTTTGACTCTTCCTCCAGACACCTGGAGGTGTCAATGTACCAGCATTGACTAACGCCAACACCAGGGCTcaacaaccctgttcctggagagttaccctcctgtatGTTTTCACTGCAACCACAATTGTAACTAACCTGACTCAACTTATCAACCAGATAATTCTTACAACCAGCTGCGCTcaattagggttggagtgaaaacctacaggacggtagctctccaggacggtagctctccaggaacagggtcggagtaaaaacctacaggacggtagctctccaggaacagggttggagaaccctggccTACAATGTTTGTTCAGTATGGTATTTTCTCCATATGCAAAGCTATGAAAGTTACTAGTCCCGTTGAGAAAATATATCAACAATGGTTTGAGGAGACTTTGTCCGGTCCTTGATTGATGAGATTATAGGCCTACGTACCCTGTTTGCATTGTAGTATAAAACTACAAGATATCTGTTGCAGACGTTGAATCCAGAAAGGTGATCGCAGGCATTCTTGGCATCAAAGATGTCCTCGTAGACCACATAAGCTGTCCCTCTTGATTCCGGTGTGTTTCCACTGAAAGACAGTGCATAAGAATACATACATTTAGACAAGACAATGGTGAGACTTTGTGGCTGAATACCTGCCACAGTTCTGCAGACTAGCCTACACACAAGGTGATGATACATAAACtaacaaacaaacagcagagacctgaggacaccatccaacctggaactgagctGCCAGGCTTGAAAAGACAGACCAGCTACAAattcaattagcactgaggtgtAAAGTAAAAGGGCTTTTGGCCCAACAAGTGTCAGGAGTCTTTGAGGCACCCTCTGAAGCCCCCTACTGCTGTTCAAAGACCattcactggcattttctacaagaaatctgcctccagaaataaaagcttcttccaagtgggtgtgacacctactcccattgcctgctgcactgctgcttggattccacctggcgatttGTTCAccatctgccctggcctgtctccccctgtctggtacaggtacctccaCCACACCCACCCCTCTCCCAagctttcgctcgcctccagcacacaaGCACTGTTGGGgtgagtgactctgaacttacaatggctagccccaagtcgttatatatatatattttttcttgtgcattttgccACGACTCATGCATACTTTGTTGACTACAAACTTtttttacccaaccgtgggacagactgtttgctcccacactcgggactctatTGGTTACATAGACTTTTGGCCTCCCACCCTATTCTAACCatctctcgccggctttgtattcatgttacctgatgaaattgctatACAATATGCTCTTGTTGCCaactgatgcacattcagatgtcataaatcagcactgcagagctctccctgtcctatgccgtgccttgattgtattactgtgatatctggaaatgtgctctgatatctgcttcactgatttctgctctcgtaaaagcctgggttttctgcacgttaacactaggagcttattacctaaaatggatcaattgaaagtgtgggttcacagctccaatccagatgtgttggtcattactgagacgtggttaatgaagagtgttttgaatactgatgttaacctttctggctataacctttttcggcaagacagatcttccgaAGGTGGGGGAgcggcaatctttaccaaggatcaccttcagtgctcggttgtctccaccaagtctgtccccaaacaatttgatttgctggttttaagaattaaactttcaaatatctctttgttgactgttgctgggtactatcgtcctccatcagcaccggcctgtaccctacctgccctaagctctctcctggccccttacaaagtctgaatttgtcctgctaggtgacctaaactgggacatgcttaaaccacctgaccaagtcctaaagcaatgggactccctaaatgtttctcagattatcaccaatcccacaaggtatgactccaaactaaaggtcgaccgattaatcggaatggccgattaattagggccgatttcaagttttcataacaatcggtatttttgggcgccgatttgcatttttttttttttacacctttctttaattttttatttaactaggcaagtcggttaagaacacattcttattttcaatgacggcctaggaacgttctgcctcgggggcagaacagatttttaaccttgtcagctcgggggatccaatcttgcaaccttacagttaactagtccaatgctctaacacccgattacattgcactccacgaggagcctgcctgttacgcgaatgcagtaagctaaggtaagttgctagctagcattacacttatcttataaaaaacaatcaatcaatgactgtcattgctccaatgtgtacttaaccataaacatcaatacacaagtatatatttttaaacctgcatatttagctaaaagaaatccaggttagcaggccatattaaccaggtgaaattgtgtcatttctcttgcgttcattgcacgcagagtcagggtatatgcaacactttgggccgcctggctctttgcgaactaatttgccagaattttacgtaattatgacataacattgaaggttgtgcaatgtaacaggaatatttagactcatggatgccacccgttagataaaatacgtaacggaataaacgttttgttttcgaggtgatagtttccggattagtcaaaggtatatggtttagagagaaatagtcgacgcgttataattcctgtaataacttacggctgaacttgaaaggggttccttcgttattttaccgttcatgtcttccatagagaatgtcttgatctacttcaaataaggtctgtgtttcgcggaggagcagactgacaggggaccatgcagacaagctctgctttctgcactacaacctaaaacttaactgggaatattgaagacccatgatagctggtggttcgttttaacatatgttctcatgttatttgagactaaatttattttatttatgtattatattaagttaaaataagtgttcattgttcattcagtattgttgcaattgtcattattacaaaaatgtgtgtgtatgatatatatataaatacacatatatttaattttatttatatattttaatttatttatttaaaatcggctgattaatcggtatcggcttttttgtcctccaataatcggtatcggcgttgaaaaatcataattcggtcgacctctactccaaacacccagaaaaggctactctcctcgatgttatcctcacaaataatcctgataggtatcagtcttctgttttctgtaatgacattagtgatcactgttttacagcctgtgttcctgatggctgctcagtgaaacgacctgtcctgatttgtcatagatgcttgctaaaaaactttaacgagcaagccttccttcatgacctggcctctataaattggtatagaatcagcttgatcccctctgtcgaagacacttggaccttctttttttatattttcagtggtattgttaacaaacacaccccaataaaaaaagagagaattaaaaacaggttcagcacctggttcgaccgtgatcttacagagttactccacctcaagaactgcatttggcgaaaggctcggcacacacactcaggctgactggctatcgttcaggcaattgagaaataagtgcactcaggctatccggaaggccaaagttagttactttaaggagcagttctctctctgttggtctaaccccaagaaattctggaaaacggttaaagacctggagaataaaccctccgcttcacagctgcccatgtcccttgatgtttatgatgtggttgttactgacaagaagcacatgtctgagctctttaatcaccacttcattaagtcaggatttctatttgactcagccatgcctccttgcccatccaacatttcctcatctccctcccctcctaatgcgactatccccaatgcttctccctctttttcccctgccccgctacaaagtttctccctgcaggcagtcactgagtcagaggtgctaaaggagctccttaaactcgACCCCCAAAAAAcgatctgggtcagatggtttagaccctttcttctttaaggttgctgcccctatcattgcAAAGcccgtctctcctttctggggagtttcccattgcttggaaggctttcttgatgtctatagtattctctcgggtatgcaatctggtttccgcaaCCTTAATAAAGGTCcttaatgatgtcaccattgcccttgattctaagcaacattgtgctgctatttctattgacttggccaaagcttttgatacggtagaccattcttgtgggccgactaaggagtattggtgtctctgaggggtctttg
This genomic interval carries:
- the LOC120019475 gene encoding splicing factor 3B subunit 6, whose amino-acid sequence is MAMQAAKRANIRLPPEVNRILYIRNLPYKITAEEMYDIFGKYGPIRQIRTGNTPESRGTAYVVYEDIFDAKNACDHLSGFNVCNRYLVVLYYNANRAFQKMDTKKKEEQLKLLKEKYGINTDPPK